The following proteins are co-located in the Primulina tabacum isolate GXHZ01 chromosome 11, ASM2559414v2, whole genome shotgun sequence genome:
- the LOC142519592 gene encoding putative UDP-glucuronate:xylan alpha-glucuronosyltransferase 5 translates to MDNKRMKIGLVHTTNTSIGEKTTYGDQEADMVDVHFEKISENIKWSDLFPQWIDESLPWDSLDCPEIPMPSFEEYRDLDLVVANVPCGGGKHSKTFEDVLRLQVNLVVANLLVRSVRKKNGQVFVVFIGSCGPLLEIFRCDDLLWHEENYWIYKPDLRRLQQKVLMPVGSCQLAPPYLKPASHKPKEAYVSVIHSSEDYVCGAITLAQSIIKSNTTRDLILLVDDFISKKSLENLKSAGWKIKHIQRIHSPYAQKGTYNEWNYSKLRIWQLVEYDKLIFIDSDFIILRNTDGFFAYPQLSASGNSRHVFNSGFMLIEPSTCTFETLMKQRYRVVSYNGGDQGFLNEMFMWWHRLPTKLNFLKDFIAILDGNRDIPADAYALHYLGLKPWMCYKDYDCNWDVLENQRFGSDSAHGIWWRIYDEMPAELRSHCELSPQMEANVRMYREMARNGSYPDGHWKIKITDSRSHFSHDLTNTYFPYE, encoded by the exons ATGGATAACAAAAGAATGAAAATCGGGTTAGTTCATACTACGAATACGTCAATAGGCGAAAAAACAACATATGGAGATCAAGAAGCGGACATGGTCGATGTGCATTTCGAGAAAATTTCCGAGAATATAAAATGGAGCGACTTATTTCCTCAATGGATTGATGAAAGTTTGCCATGGGACTCGCTAGATTGTCCGGAGATTCCGATGCCGAGTTTCGAAGAATACAGAGACTTGGATTTGGTTGTGGCTAACGTTCCTTGTGGAGGAGGGAAACATAGCAAAACATTCGAGGATGTTTTAAGGTTGCAAGTGAATTTAGTTGTGGCCAACTTGCTGGTTAGAAGTGTTAGGAAGAAAAATGGGCAAGTTTTTGTAGTGTTTATTGGATCTTGTGGTCCTTTGTTGGAGATATTTAGATGTGATGATCTATTGTGGCATGAAGAGAATTATTGGATTTATAAGCCTGATTTGAGAAGGTTACAACAAAAGGTGCTCATGCCCGTTGGTTCATGTCAGCTTGCCCCTCCATACCTCAAACCAG CATCCCACAAGCCCAAAGAAGCATATGTAAGTGTGATTCATTCATCGGAAGATTATGTGTGTGGTGCAATAACTTTAGCCCAAAGTATAATCAAATCCAACACTACAAGAGACCTAATCCTCCTAGTTGATGATTTCATTTCCAAGAAATCTTTAGAAAACCTAAAATCAGCAGGATGGAAAATCAAGCACATTCAAAGAATACACAGCCCTTATGCGCAGAAAGGAACATATAATGAATGGAACTACAGCAAACTCAGGATTTGGCAACTTGTGGAATATGACAAGCTAATCTTCATTGATTCTGACTTCATCATCCTACGCAACACCGACGGGTTCTTCGCGTATCCTCAACTATCTGCTTCAGGGAACAGCAGGCATGTTTTCAACTCCGGATTCATGTTGATCGAGCCATCAACTTGCACGTTCGAGACGTTAATGAAGCAAAGGTATAGAGTAGTATCTTACAATGGAGGGGATCAAGGATTTCTCAATGAAATGTTCATGTGGTGGCATAGGTTGCCAACTAAGCTGAATTTTCTCAAGGATTTCATCGCGATCTTAGACGGGAATCGAGACATCCCTGCCGATGCTTATGCTTTGCATTACTTAGGATTGAAGCCATGGATGTGCtataaagattatgattgtaACTGGGATGTACTCGAAAATCAACGTTTCGGTAGTGACTCCGCGCATGGGATATGGTGGCGAATTTACGACGAGATGCCGGCTGAACTTAGGAGTCATTGTGAGTTGAGTCCTCAAATGGAGGCCAATGTGAGAATGTACAGAGAAATGGCTAGGAATGGAAGTTATCCTGATGGTCATTGGAAGATCAAAATCACAGACTCTAGAAGCCATTTTTCTCATGATTTAACTAATACATATTTTCCATACGAATAG
- the LOC142517618 gene encoding mitochondrial Rho GTPase 1-like — protein sequence MAGGSSASGAAGNAAGVRIVVAGDAKTGKSSLIVTAAAENFPTSIPPVLPPTRLPEDLYPDRVPVTIFDTSSSPEHRGKLVEQLTQADTVVLTYACDRPETLDRLSSFWLPELRRLEVKVPVIVVGCMLDKRGDQHPVSLEQVMSPIMQQFREIETCIECSAVNHIQIPEVFYYAQKAVLHPTAPLFDQEQQVLKPRCVRALKRIFILCDNDRDGALSDSELNDFQVKCFNAPLQPSEIVGVKRVVRDKLQEGVDEHGLTLTGFLFLHALFIEKGRLETTWTVLRKFGYNNEIKLRDDQLPPPIKRYPDQSVELTNEAVEFLKKIFFTYDVDCDGALRSAELEDLFSTAPENPWNKAPYEDAAEKTALGWLSVDGFLAMWALMMLLDPIHCIETLIYIGYGGDPSSAMRVTRRRRLDRKKQQAERNVHLCYVFGPKEAGKSALLSSFIGKPFTEEYVSTTSDRYAVNVVDLPSGLKKILVLREISEEGVKILLAAKDSLAACDVAVFVHDSSCEPSWEKATEMLVEVAGQGEATGYEVPCLIVAAKDDLDPYLTEIQDSTRVSQDMGVEPPIPLSTKLGDLSNIFQRIARAAEHPHLSIPETVAGKSRKQYHKMINRSLVFVSVGAAVAVVGLAAYRVYAARRNSSS from the exons ATGGCGGGAGGTTCTTCAGCTTCTGGTGCGGCAGGTAATGCTGCAGGGGTGAGAATAGTTGTTGCTGGAGATGCCAAGACAGGAAAATCGAGTTTGATAGTCACAGCTGCGGCTGAGAACTTTCCTACGAGTATCCCTCCAGTGCTACCACCAACCAGGCTGCCAGAGGACTTGTACCCGGACCGTGTCCCAGTCACCATTTTTGACACTTCATCAAG TCCTGAGCATAGAGGCAAGCTTGTTGAACAACTAACACAAGCTGATACTGTTGTTCTCACTTACGCCTGTGATAGACCAGAAACACTGGATCGATTGAGTTCATTTTGGCTTCCTGAACTTCGACGATTAGAG GTTAAAGTGCCGGTTATTGTTGTGGGTTGCATGCTAGATAAGAGAGGTGATCAACATCCTGTTAGTCTGGAGCAGGTTATGTCACCAATTATGCAACAGTTCCGGGAGATTGAAACTTGTATTGAATGTTCAGCAGTAAACCATATTCAG ATTCCTGAGGTGTTCTACTATGCACAAAAAGCAGTACTGCACCCGACTGCCCCTCTGTTTGATCAGGAACAACAAGTTTTGAAGCCGAGATGTGTGAGGGCTTTGAAAAGGATTTTTATTCTTTGTGACAATGACAGGGATGGCGCCCTCAGTGATTCAGAGTTAAATGATTTTCAG GTGAAGTGTTTCAATGCTCCACTGCAGCCATCTGAAATAGTTGGTGTTAAGAGAGTTGTACGAGATAAATTGCAGGAAGGTGTCGATGAACATGGTCTTACATTGACTGGCTTCCTGTTTCTCCATGCACTTTTTATTGAGAAGGGAAGATTAGAGACAACCTGGACCGTCCTCAgaaaatttggatataacaACGAAATTAAGCTCCGGGATGATCAGTTGCCACCTCCAATAAAGAGATATCCTGACCAG AGTGTGGAGCTGACTAATGAAGCTGTGGAGTTTCtcaaaaaaattttcttcaCATACGATGTTGATTGT GATGGAGCTCTTCGATCTGCCgagcttgaagatttgttttCTACTGCGCCTGAAAA TCCTTGGAACAAAGCTCCATATGAGGATGCTGCAGAGAAGACTGCTTTGGGATGGTTATCGGTGGATGGATTTTTGGCAATG TGGGCACTTATGATGCTTCTGGACCCAATTCATTGCATTGAGACACTTATATATATTGGATATGGTGGTGATCCTTCATCTGCCATGCGAGTAACTCGGAGAAGACGATTAGATCGTAAGAAGCAGCAAGCAGAAAGAAATGTTCATCTGTGTTATGTTTTTGGGCCAAAGGAAGCAGGGAAATCTGCTTTGTTGAGTTCTTTTATTGGAAA GCCTTTCACTGAAGAGTATGTTTCCACCACCAGTGACAGATATGCTGTTAATGTGGTTGATCTACCATCG GGACTTAAAAAAATCCTTGTATTACGAGAGATTTCAGAGGAAGGAGTGAAAATTTTACTAGCTGCAAAGGATTCCCTGGCAGCTTGTGATGTTGCAGTATTTGTACATGACAG TTCTTGTGAACCTTCCTGGGAGAAAGCCACTGAGATGCTTGTGGAGGTCGCTGGTCAAGGGGAAGCTACTGGGTATGAGGTGCCTTGCCTAATTGTGGCTGCTAAGGATGACCTTGACCCTTATTTGACAGAGATTCAAGATTCTACAAGG GTAAGCCAAGATATGGGAGTAGAGCCACCTATACCCCTGAGCACAAAGTTGGGAGATTTGAGTAACATATTTCAGAGGATTGCGAGGGCAGCAGAACACCCTCATTTGAGCATTCCGGAGACGGTAGCAGGGAAAAGCCGTAAGCAGTATCACAAGATGATTAACCGGTCCCTTGTGTTTGTCTCAG TCGGAGCTGCTGTGGCTGTAGTCGGGTTGGCTGCCTATCGTGTTTATGCTGCAAGAAGGAATTCATCTAGTTAG